The following are from one region of the Planctomonas sp. JC2975 genome:
- a CDS encoding TetM/TetW/TetO/TetS family tetracycline resistance ribosomal protection protein, with translation MSFVSSPTPRGHAVTANWGIVAHVDAGKTSLTERLLFSSGAIDALGSVDAGTSLTDSMDIERRRGITIRTNVASFLLDRHDGDAPAQVNLIDTPGHADFIAEVERSLSVLDAAVLVVSAVEGVQPQTVVLWRALTRLRLPVAVFVNKIDRQGADPDRVVRELRRRLADRDGTSVVPFTEVGGLGTKDAAVAELELSRDEVRERLAEHDASLLDDFVNSRTTSRERARAAFRSEWAARDVVPVVFGSAMTGAGIRELMSVMAEFPVGSPHADTDPLSARVFKIENDERGRIVWARVFGGLLRERDRVDDEGVRSLVSWLEVSAPSGVRPPEAARAGDVVRMRGLTRARIGDWLGTTSASRPSVRFAAPTLESVVDPVHTAERGAMFAALSTLAEQDPLIALRVDDDRAEVAVTLFGDVQKEVIAALLDEQFGIAVVFRPTTTRQIERISNIGSAHAIMSEHTTGYLATLGFIVAPGEIGTGLTVELAVERGSMPPAFFSATREGIEAGLAQGRYGWPIPDAHVTITHTGYAPRQSHSHQKFNKGMSSVGADFRLLAPMLIHRALAQAGTIVCEPVDAFTVDTGADAADAVIALLRRNEGIIRSMEPEHDRVALAGTVPARMARTLAVALPDLTRGEAVLALEHDHYRPVTGPPPTRERHGMDPLDSELWERANPR, from the coding sequence GTGTCGTTTGTTTCTTCGCCCACGCCTCGGGGGCACGCGGTCACCGCGAACTGGGGCATCGTCGCGCATGTTGATGCCGGCAAGACGAGCCTGACCGAAAGGCTCCTGTTCAGTTCCGGCGCCATCGACGCGCTCGGCAGCGTCGACGCCGGAACGTCGCTGACCGACTCGATGGACATCGAGCGGCGACGCGGCATCACGATACGCACCAACGTCGCATCATTCCTGCTCGATCGGCATGACGGCGACGCGCCCGCCCAGGTCAATCTGATCGACACCCCAGGGCATGCCGACTTCATCGCGGAGGTGGAACGCAGTCTCTCGGTGCTCGACGCGGCAGTGCTCGTCGTCAGCGCCGTCGAGGGAGTCCAGCCGCAGACCGTCGTGCTGTGGCGCGCTCTCACCCGCCTCCGCCTGCCCGTCGCCGTTTTCGTCAACAAGATCGACAGGCAGGGCGCGGATCCCGATCGCGTCGTGCGCGAACTGCGACGACGCCTCGCGGACCGCGATGGCACCAGTGTCGTGCCGTTCACGGAGGTCGGCGGCCTCGGCACGAAGGATGCAGCGGTCGCAGAGCTCGAGCTGTCCCGCGACGAGGTGCGGGAGCGGCTCGCCGAGCACGACGCATCCCTCCTCGACGACTTCGTGAACTCGCGGACGACGTCTCGTGAGCGGGCGCGCGCGGCGTTCCGATCGGAGTGGGCCGCCCGCGACGTGGTGCCGGTCGTCTTCGGCTCCGCGATGACGGGCGCCGGCATCCGTGAGCTGATGTCGGTGATGGCCGAGTTCCCCGTCGGTTCGCCCCACGCTGACACCGATCCGCTGTCGGCGCGCGTGTTCAAGATCGAGAACGACGAGCGGGGTCGCATCGTCTGGGCGCGCGTGTTCGGCGGACTCCTTCGCGAACGGGATCGGGTGGACGACGAAGGCGTGCGCTCATTGGTCTCATGGCTCGAGGTGAGCGCGCCGTCCGGCGTCCGCCCGCCAGAGGCTGCACGGGCGGGAGACGTCGTGCGGATGCGCGGGCTGACCCGCGCACGCATCGGCGACTGGCTGGGAACCACGAGCGCTTCGCGGCCGTCCGTGCGCTTCGCCGCACCCACGCTCGAGTCCGTCGTCGATCCCGTGCATACCGCGGAACGCGGTGCCATGTTCGCAGCGCTGTCGACGTTGGCCGAGCAGGATCCCCTGATCGCGCTGCGCGTTGACGACGATCGCGCTGAAGTGGCCGTCACCCTGTTCGGCGACGTGCAGAAGGAGGTCATCGCCGCGCTCCTCGACGAGCAGTTCGGCATCGCCGTCGTGTTCCGTCCCACCACCACGCGCCAGATCGAGCGGATCTCGAACATCGGGTCTGCCCACGCGATCATGAGCGAGCACACCACCGGATACCTCGCCACGCTCGGGTTCATCGTGGCGCCGGGCGAGATCGGGACGGGCCTCACGGTCGAGTTGGCCGTTGAGCGCGGATCCATGCCGCCGGCCTTCTTCTCTGCGACACGTGAAGGCATCGAGGCCGGCCTCGCGCAGGGTCGATACGGATGGCCGATCCCCGACGCGCACGTCACCATCACGCACACCGGATACGCGCCGCGGCAGAGCCACTCCCACCAGAAGTTCAACAAGGGCATGTCGTCGGTGGGCGCGGACTTCCGCCTGCTCGCGCCCATGCTCATCCATCGGGCGCTCGCACAGGCGGGCACCATCGTGTGCGAGCCGGTGGACGCCTTCACCGTGGACACGGGGGCCGACGCGGCTGATGCGGTCATCGCGCTCCTGCGACGCAATGAGGGCATCATCCGTTCCATGGAACCCGAGCACGACCGGGTCGCGCTGGCCGGCACGGTACCCGCGCGGATGGCACGAACGCTGGCCGTCGCGCTCCCCGACCTGACGCGCGGCGAGGCCGTGCTCGCCCTCGAACACGACCACTACCGGCCGGTGACCGGGCCGCCGCCGACCCGTGAACGCCACGGGATGGATCCACTCGACAGCGAATTGTGGGAGCGGGCGAACCCCCGATGA